Within Lagopus muta isolate bLagMut1 chromosome 1, bLagMut1 primary, whole genome shotgun sequence, the genomic segment GAACTGTTTCTCTGCTTAGCATTGATAAGGATCTGGAAAAGTTGTATCAGAATatcttttcaaagaagaaattcaacCCAAGATTCATAGGTTCTGAGGGAGTAGCCATTAGCTCCTTTTCAAGTCAGTGATGCACAAATCTCATCAGCTAAAATAGACCAGACTTGTTCCCTAGAAAAGCTGTGCCTCTTCTCTGCACCCAGACAGTCAGCTTGATGACAAAAGAGAGGTGTCTTCAGCTAAGAGACATCAACCTAGCACAGATCCCTTCTGCAAACATCTCATGTGCTTCTCAGGCAGTTGGTCTGCTGGGGAAGCAGACCAGTTCTTCTGCTAGAACAGAGGGAGAAGAAATAGTGCCAGTTGCACACAACTTAGGAAAACAGCTGGATCAGAAATTAAACGCTAGATTACATGTGCTGGACTTCCCAACAGAACTGTTCCAATGTAACTGCTCACCTAATGGCAGACATGCTGTCATAAAAGTTACTGTCAGTTGTACTTGAGACAGGGATGAATACTTAAACAAAAACTTCAGTAACGATTAATAGAATGCTAACTTCCACAGCTTGACACAGTTCCATTCCCATTCCCCATCTgaaaaagaaccacagaattgtaggggtttgaagggacctcagagatcattGAATCCAGGCTCCCTATAGCaagctgcacaggtaggcatccaggttGGTCTGGAATATCttcacagaaggagactccacaacctctctgagcagcctgttccagagctctgcCACCCTCAATATAaaaagttcttccacatgtttttATGTTACTTCCTATGTTCAGGTTTTAGGCAACTGCTCCGTGCCCTATCACTGTACACCActaagaagagcctggcctcatccatttgccagTCCGCAGTCATTACTCTCCGATTTCCTCCTGctctcagtacaggagagactTCATCCCTCTGTTTTGGGTTTAGCAACGGCCAAACTAAGGCACCCAACACCATCTTCTGCTAAGGCCAGGGGAAACATTCTCAAGCATCCTACCAGCCTCACGACTTATGGACTCACCAAGGGCTATGATATGAAAAAGGCTGCTCTGGCCTCAATCGTGCTGAGAGATCACAAGTCAGTGCATGATTtcctcagaagaggaaaatcatTCCctcaaaatgaaggaaaagaaataaaagcacgAGCAGACCGCACATGCAGCCACACACCTGCTCACAAAACGCCCAACCCTACCCCGCTCCCTCAGATGGGGCCACTCCCACTCCTTGTTCCCGCCCATTCTTGTTCCCGCTCATTCCTATCCCCGCCGTCCATCTCCGTTGAGAGCCAATGAGAGAGAGGCAATGCCTGGTTGGTCCCGCCCCCAAGCGGAGGGCGCTTCCGGCGGAAGGAGGGGCGGCGGCGCGCAAGATGGTGGCGGGTGGGCTGTGCATCTGCGGGCTGTTCAGGTACGGGGCGGACAGGTGGGGGCGGCTCCGCGCTCCACGGCCCTGCCGAGCCcgaggagggaaggggaaacTGCCGGCCCAGCTCTGCCGTGACCGGCTGCGGAGCTTCGGTAGGCAGAGcgggcaggagctgggctgaaggAGGGCCCTGAACATCTGTTGAGGATTCTCTGTGCGCCTTGTGCTGTGCCACGCTGCTGCGGGCACGCGGCCTTTGGAGTATATGTGACACGTTGAAATAGAGCGGGTGATATTTATGTAGTGTAATAACACAAACATAAATAATGTCAATAAACCATTGCTGacatctgtaaaaaaaaaattgccgAACAACGTAGAATAGTGGTTTTTGAATGTAATTATTGAAATGGAGCGGTGATGCTGATGATTTCAGCAGTTAGAAGAACTCAAGAAGTTGTCTGGCACCCTCTGGCTCTTACCCTTACACCTTTCTGTATGGATTTCACATGTAGTGTTTCCTTAAATCAGCTTTATATTTTACAATTTCCACCTTGTTTCAGATTCCTGTGCTCGTTGTTAATCCCTGCATTGTTTCTAAGTGGAGTTCTGTGCACCTGCTTGGCCGTCCTGCTGTGTGGAATAAGGCTCTGGAtacaaggaaggagaaagcagcagaacctGGCAGGAAGGGATGGGAGGCAGCCACTGCTGGTTGCGTTTTTTCATCCCTATTGCAACGCAGGTGGTGGAGGAGAGAGAGTCTTGTGGTGTGCCATAAGAACACTCCAGAAAAAGTAAGCACATCTGTTTATCAGGTGATACCatattttgctctgtttctcaTGATACCATTTATGCAACTGATGACATTTTGCACATTTGAATAGATATCATTGATATACGGGTCCTACATTTCACCTTTCTTCTTCAGCCCTTTACCCACGTTTTGTTCCATCCTCTGTCTCCTTCATAGCTGTGGCACCTGTCAGTTCTTTCCTCCTTGGCAGAATCTATCCTTCTCCATCAGTTTTGCAGCACTCGTAGGGAGCTTTTAGGGTCATAACTTGTGTGTAGGTAACTGATGATCTAGTCTCAGTAATGGCCTCTTAGTGCAGGAGGCTGAGTTAATACATAAAGTGATTCAGCATTGGCACGTCCACTGGCTTGCACAGTCTTTTGCATTTCACTCATGCTGTACACTGGATGGACATTCTAGTATGCTGCAAGGCGTTCCTAAACCTGTTGATTAATACTGAgatcctttctttaaaaaaagattcctGGTCCCCagcttttacttaaaaaaaaaaaaaaaaaaaaaaaaaaaaaaaaaaagtgtaaggGAAAGAATTCATATCATCAATTTAGTTACATGTAAGTTGTTCCAGAGGTAGGCCAGACATTTGATTTAGAACATACGTTTTGGTAAATTTTGAGTGGATAATATTTGAGTTTTGTGTTAGAAAATTTGATGAGAAGAATGAGCGaaattctcttctcttctcttccaggTACAGGAATGTAATGTGTGTTGTTTACACTGGTGATAGAGATGCCACTGAAGAAGACATAGTAGAAGGTGCTTTCAGAAGATTCAACATTAAATTGACTCATCCTGTGAAGTTTGTATTTCTGGAAAAACGCTATCTTGTGGAAGCTTCTCTTTATCCTCGCTTCACTTTGCTGGGACAAAGTTTAGGCTCCGTGTTTCTCGGTTGGGAAGCTCTTCTCAAGTGTGTTCCAGATATTTACATTGACTCGATGGGTTATGCTTTTACTCTCCCCCTCTTTAAATATTTAGGAGGTTGTCGTGTTGGATGCTATGTCCATTATCCCACCATCAGCACCGATATGCTTTCTGTAGTTAGGAATCAGGATACCAGGTTTAACAATGCGGCTTTCATTACAAACAATCCTCTCTTCAGCAAACTGAAACTTGTCTACTACTACTTGTTTGCCTTCATGTACGGATCGGTGGGTTACTGCAGCGACGTGGTTATGGTCAATTCTTCCTGGACACTAAATCACATTCTTTCCCTCTGGAGAACTGGGGCTTGCACTAGCATTGTGTATCCACCATGTGATGTTCAGTCCTTCCTGGATATCCCactggaagaggaaaagaacagtgctGAATATTCTATTGTTTCTGTAAGCCAATTCAGGCCTGAAAAAGATCATCCTTTGCAAATCCGAGCCTTTGCTAAGttgctgaaagagaagagaCTGAGGCAGCAGCTCTCATTGAAGCTTATTTTAATTGGAGGCTGTCGGAACCAGCAAGATGAAGACCGTGTGAATAACCTTAAATGTCTTTGTGAAGAGCTTGGAGTTAGTAACAGTGTGATGTTCAGAATAAACATTCCCTTTGAGGAGTTAAAGAAACACCTGGCCGAGGCCACCATTGGCCTGCATACAATGTGGAATGAGCACTTTGGCATTGGTCAGTAtccctcctcagctttcagCTGCTTGTCTCAGTGTTCAGAACACAGATGAGGAGGGCTT encodes:
- the ALG11 gene encoding GDP-Man:Man(3)GlcNAc(2)-PP-Dol alpha-1,2-mannosyltransferase, which gives rise to MVAGGLCICGLFRFLCSLLIPALFLSGVLCTCLAVLLCGIRLWIQGRRKQQNLAGRDGRQPLLVAFFHPYCNAGGGGERVLWCAIRTLQKKYRNVMCVVYTGDRDATEEDIVEGAFRRFNIKLTHPVKFVFLEKRYLVEASLYPRFTLLGQSLGSVFLGWEALLKCVPDIYIDSMGYAFTLPLFKYLGGCRVGCYVHYPTISTDMLSVVRNQDTRFNNAAFITNNPLFSKLKLVYYYLFAFMYGSVGYCSDVVMVNSSWTLNHILSLWRTGACTSIVYPPCDVQSFLDIPLEEEKNSAEYSIVSVSQFRPEKDHPLQIRAFAKLLKEKRLRQQLSLKLILIGGCRNQQDEDRVNNLKCLCEELGVSNSVMFRINIPFEELKKHLAEATIGLHTMWNEHFGIGVVECMAAGTVILAHNSGGPKLDIVVPYEGRITGFLAENEDSYAETMAHIFSMSPEERLEIRESARQSVCRFSDQRFEETFLLSVEPLFK